The Deinococcus apachensis DSM 19763 genome includes the window ACCTCGGCCAGGTCCGGTGTCGGGGGGCGGGTCACGATGGTGCAGGACTCCAGCGCCCCCTGCAATGTTTCGAGCTGATTCCACAGCCCAGCGACGAGCAACGGCAGCCCGTCCCGTCGGGCGATCCGCACGCGCGTCTTCACGCCATCCCGCATCGGCCATTCCCAGAACCCGGCGAGGGGGATGACGCAGCGCCGGGTTCTGAACGCGTCTCGAAACATGGGCTTGTCCTCGACGCTCTCGATGCGGGCGTTGAATGTGGCGTACCGCCTGGCCTG containing:
- a CDS encoding SOS response-associated peptidase, with translation MRRHQEGYEASSGRWGLVPSGMSLKQARRYATFNARIESVEDKPMFRDAFRTRRCVIPLAGFWEWPMRDGVKTRVRIARRDGLPLLVAGLWNQLETLQGALESCTIVTRPPTPDLAEVHDRMPALLLNRDLDARLGGHPGAARTAALESCPPRILSVSVSSPPGSARS